AGCATTGCTTCAATGTCGCCAAATACACCCTTCCCATCCGCTAGAGCACAACCATCTGTCACTCATCCCAGAAGTGCCGATTGCTATTATGAACTGTGTCTCAGCGGCACCAGTTATGGGCTTTGGAACGCGCAGATGTCAGGTTTCCACAAAGCGGGCCCGCTCAATTTCAGGGTGCGCTAGCCAAAACCCGACCAAGGTACGCAGGGCCACAGAAGCTACTTGTTCCAATGGTATCCATCCAGACGAGGGGCACGAAGGGAAGCAGGGTCAAGAGAATATCAAATGTCAAGCCTGATCCAGCGGGTGCAGAATCGGTGGGCCGCTTCAAGTAGCTTTCGCCATGGCTGGTTGGTGTGGGCGAACACTTCCAGCTCTCCTGAAAATGTGCGGCAGATGGCCATTCCCGAAGAGGTCTCACACTCCTCGTCCATCCATTTGAGCCTTATCGGGCCGTTGACCGTTGTGACATCCAATTCCTCATCCTGGAACTGGATAAGCGCCATCTGTGCCACGGCATAGAACTCATGTTTTGTTTGAGGTCCTGAGTTGCAAGAATAGGCCTTGATGTGGCCCGCTTCGGAAATAGCGATTTCAGGGACAAGAATGACGACACTACAATCAAGCGCCTCATTTTCTCCTGCGTAAACCCTGATAGGTTCTTTTTTCATTCATATCACTCTATTGGTCCCGACACGACGAAAGACACGCGCCAATAAAACATCCTCCACTGACTGCAAAACCAGCCTTGCCATCATATGAAGGAGCTGGGGGTGGAGTGTATTCTCCACTTGGATAGGCTGCCCCGTTTGACACGCCAATGGCATCCAGGTCGAACCCTGCGCTTCCAAAGGTGGGATACGGGTCGTAGATCACATCACCTGATGTATCCAAGGACATCCCGTCGCCAACGACATCGATAATCCGGATATGGGTGGCGGAGTCGAGCCCCACGTCTTCCAGGTCAAAGGGAGTCCCATATCCCTGCTTGTACTTGCCGGCAAGTCCATCAATATTCGTCGGATCAACCGCACCAAACCCCGATACAGGGCTCGGAGTCAAGGAGTCATTATCAAAACGGTAAAAATCCACGCCGTTTGACGACACTTCCACATGGGCCAACTCAAGAAAGCTGTCACTGAATGAGTTCTCAAAAACAGCAAAATCCCATCCGTCACCATTTTGAATTGGTTCATCAAACGTCATGGTTATCTGTCCTCCACGGCCGAGGGACACAATGTCAAAGGAGTTCCCTACAGCCTGGCCCACCGCCAACTGAGGAGCCTGGAAAGCAGCGTCGACCTCTTGGCCTGGAGAGTAATTTTCCCAACCTGTGGCCCAGGCCACCAATGCAGAATCATCCATGTGGATGGCCCAGGAACCGGACTCTCCTGCGGCCGGACGATAAGGCCCGGCCGCTGCCGCCAATGAGAAAAATGTAGCCGCCAGGACCACGGCACAAAAAATCGTCCCCCTGAAGAGAAGGCAATGCCCCATTGCTCTTAGAAACTCCACTCCATCCCTCCATAGAAGTTGCGAGCAGGCATGGGGTAATACGTCTCGCTGTAGGCCACTGTTGAGTAGAATTCATCGAAGATATTGTTGACGCCAACAAAAATCCTCACCCCTTTGTCTTTGTATATCAGCTTGCCGTCGAAAACTGCGTAGCCTTCCAACTTGTCGAATCGGTCGTTGTTCTGGTCATTTCCATCAAATCTGGGCCCTACATACGTTCCAGCAATAGAAAGCACAAGGGGTTCAAGAATTCGCCACTCCATCCCGATGCTTGCCTTATGTTCCGGGACAAGAGGAACGGTCGTCCCTCTTTCTTCGAACTCGGCCTTCACGTATGTGTAGTTGCCCCAGAGATAAAGGGAATCTGCTGCATAGACTCTCACGTCAGCTTCCACTCCGCGTCGCACGGTCTTATCATCATAGTTGCGGTTCACCTGAGGGTCCTGGTCAAAAAAGATTTCATCATCGATC
Above is a genomic segment from Deltaproteobacteria bacterium containing:
- a CDS encoding PEP-CTERM sorting domain-containing protein, translating into MEFLRAMGHCLLFRGTIFCAVVLAATFFSLAAAAGPYRPAAGESGSWAIHMDDSALVAWATGWENYSPGQEVDAAFQAPQLAVGQAVGNSFDIVSLGRGGQITMTFDEPIQNGDGWDFAVFENSFSDSFLELAHVEVSSNGVDFYRFDNDSLTPSPVSGFGAVDPTNIDGLAGKYKQGYGTPFDLEDVGLDSATHIRIIDVVGDGMSLDTSGDVIYDPYPTFGSAGFDLDAIGVSNGAAYPSGEYTPPPAPSYDGKAGFAVSGGCFIGACLSSCRDQ